In the genome of Bradyrhizobium sp. CB3481, the window GTTTGGAGCACCGGTGAGCGAGCCGCCGATTTACTAGCCACCGTCGTTCCGGGATGGTGAGAAGCACCAGACCCGGAACCTCGAGATTCCGGGTTCGGTCGCTGTCGCGACCGCCCGGAATGACTGTCAAACAAAAAGCATCACAGGGGGAGAACCACCATGACCATCACTCGACGCAATTTGCTCACAGGCGCCGGCGCGGCTGCCGCCTCGACGCTGCTCACACGCACCGCCGGCGCGCAATCGTTCCCGTTCACGCCGAACCAGCGCTATCCCGATCCGGCCGTGCAGATCCTCGATCCGAGCTTTGCCAAGTACCGGCTTTATTCCTCGACGGTGGAGCAAGTCGCGACCGGCATGCGCTGGGCCGAAGGGCCGGCGTACTTCCCGGAAGGAGGCTATCTCCTGTTCTCCGATATTCCCAACAACCGCATTATGAAGTTCGACGAGAAGACCGGCCAGACCTCCGTCTTCCGCGCCAACGCCAATTACGCCAACGGCAATGCGCGCGACCGCCAAGGCCGCCTCGTCACCTGCGAGCATTCGGTCACCCGCCGCATCACCCGCACCGAGAAGGACGGCAAGATCACGGTCTTGGCCGACAAGTTCGAGGGCAAGCGGCTGAATGCGCCGAACGACATCGTGGTCAAATCCGACGACACCATCTGGTTCACCGATCCGTTGTTCGGCATCAATGGCGAGTGGGAAGGCAAGAAGGAGAAGCCCGAGCAGGCCACCACCAACGTCTACCGCCTGACCAAGGACGGCAAGCTCACCGCCGTGATTACCGACCTCGTCAATCCCAACGGGCTCGCGTTCTCGCCGGACGAGAAAAAACTCTATGTCGTGGAGTGGAAGGGTACGCCGAACCGCAGCATTTGGAGCTTTGACGTCAACGACGACGGCACGGTGGCTGGCAAGACCAAGCTGATCGACGCCGCGGATCAGGGCGCGCTCGACGGCTTCCGCGTCGACCGCGACGGCAATCTGTGGTGCGGCTGGGGCTCCAACGGCGCGCTGCAGTCCGAGCCGACGGATGTCGGTGGCCGCAAAGTATTCCAGCTCAAGGGCAAGTCCGAGGATCTCGACGGCGTCATGGTGTTCAGCCCGGCCGGCAAACCGCTCGCGCACATCCGTCTGCCCGAGCGCTGCGCCAACCTCACCTTCGGCGGCCCGAAAAACAACCGCCTCTACATGACGAGCTGCCACTCGGTCTACGCGCTCTATGTGGAAGCGCACGGGGCGGTTTAAGCCATCTGTCGTTCCGGGATGGTCCGAAGGACCAGACCCGGAACCTCGAGATTCTCAGGTGCGCAATTGCGCACCATAGTTCGATGCTGACGCATCGCCCCGGAATGACGAACAACTGGGATGCATGAAATGACAAACCTAAGCGACGCCACCCGCAACAAGCTAAAAACCGTCTCAACCGCCACCGTCGCCACCGCGCTGTTCAAGCGCGGCTTTCGCATCCAGATGATCCAGGATGTGCACCCGATCGGCCCTAACCAGCCGGTGCTGGTCGGCGAGGCCTTCACGCTGCGCTACATGCCGGCGCGCGAGGACCTCAACAAGATCGACGTGTTCCGCGATCGTGGCCATCCGCAGCGCAAGGCGGTGGAGGATTGCCCGCCCGGTGCGGTGCTGGTGATGGACAGCCGCAAGGACGCGCGCGCGGCGTCCGCCGGCGCCATTTTGGTGACGCGGCTGATGCAGCGCGGCTGCGCCGGCGTGATCACCGATGGCGGTTTTCGCGATTCCGCCGAGATCGCCGCGCTCGGTTTCCCCGCCTATCACCACCGCCCGAGCGCGCCGACCAATTTGACGCTGCACCAGGCGATCGAGATCAACGTGCCGATCGGCTGCGGCGACGCGCCGGTGTTCCCCGGCGACGTCATCCTCGGCGATGCCGACGGCGTCATCGTGATCCCCGCGCACCTCGCCGATGAGATTGCCGATGAGGCGGTCGAGATGACGGCGTTCGAGGATTTTGTTACCGAGGAGGTGCGCAAGGGCCGCTCAATCCTCGGCCTCTATCCCGCAACCGACGAGCAGACCTCGAAGGATTTTGCGGCTTGGCGCAAGGCCAACAAGCGATAGTATGCCGCTGGCTGGCACAGAACGCGTTCTCCTCTAACTGCGAGTCCACATCATGCTGATGTTCAACAATCTGATCAACGGCGAATGGCTGTCCGATGGCGCCCGCGCGCCCAACATCAATCCTTCCGACACCAAGGACATCGTCGGCGAAGCCGTGCGCGGCACGCGTGCGCAAGCCGAGGCTGCGATTGCCGCTGCCAAAGCGGCGTTTCCGGCATGGTCGCGATCGACGCCGCAAGCGCGCTACGACATCCTGAAAAAGGCGTCGGACGAAATCCTGGCCCGCAAGGACGAATTGGGCCGGCTGCTATCGCGCGAGGAAGGCAAGACGCTCCCGGAAGGCGTCGGCGAAGTCGCGCGCGCCGGCCAGATATTTGCGTTCTTTGCCGGCGAATGCCTGCGGATGGCCGGTGAGAAACTGGCTTCCGTGCGCCCCGGCATCGACATCGAGATTACACGCGAAGCACTGGGCGTTGTCGGCTTGATCACGCCGTGGAATTTTCCGATCGCGATTCCGGCCTGGAAGATCGCCCCGGCTTTGGCCTATGGCAATACCGTGGTGGTCAAGCCCGCCGATCTTGTTCCGGGCTCGACTTGGGCGCTGGTCGATATCCTGCATCGCGCCGGCTTGCCGAAGGGCGTGCTCAACCTCGTGATCGGGCGCGGCTCGGAAGTCGGCGCGGTCCTGCTTGAGCATCCCGATGTTGCCGCGATCAGCTTCACCGGCTCGGTGGCCACCGGCCAGAAGGTGGCCGCGGCCTGCATCGCCTCGCGGCCAATGAAGAAGTTCCAGCTCGAAATGGGCGGCAAGAACCCGCTAGTCGTGCTCGACGACGCGGATCTGAAGGTCGCCGTGGAATGCGCCGCTAATAGCGCGTTCTTTTCCACCGGCCAGCGCTGCACCGCCGCGTCGCGGCTGATCGTCACCGCCGGCATTCACGACAAATTCGTCGAGGCGCTGACCGAGCGGATGCGCGGCCTGAAGGTCGATGACGCGGTGAAGGCCGGTACCGATATCGGCCCCGTCGTCGATCAGAGCCAGCTCGATCAGGATCTCAAATATATCAGCATCGGCAAGGACGAAGGCGCCAAGCTCGCCTTCGGTGGCGAGCGCCTCAACCGCGAGGCGCCCGGCTTCTACCTGCAGCCGGCATTGTTCACCGATGTGAGCAACAAGATGCGGATCGCGCGCGAGGAGATCTTTGGGCCGGTGGCCGCGGTCATCCGGGTCAAGGATTATGCCGAAGCGCTGGCAACCGCGAACGACACCGATTTCGGCCTGTCATCCGGCATCTGCACCACCAGCCTGAAATACGCCAGCGACTACAAGCGCAATTCCGAAGCCGGCATGGTGATGGTCAATCTGCCGATCGCCGGCGTCGATTATCATGTGCCGTTCGGTGGCCGAAAAGGCTCCAGCTTCGGCGCCCGCGAGCAGGGCCGCTATGCCGCCGAGTTCTATACGGCGGTCAAGACGGCCTACACGCTGCCGTGAGGGCCTTTGCTCTCACCCGGCGCATAGCGCCGGGTGAGAGGATGATTCTGGTATCGTCGCGGTCAGGAAGCGCGCAGAGCAAGATTGTACGGGAAGCGCTCCATCTCCGGCACGAACCGCTGTTGCCGAAATCCCGCTTTTAATAATACCCGCTGCGATGCGATGTTATCGGGATGGCGAAGGCGCACAGCACCGGCCAATGCGTCTGCCTTCTTGCGATAACAACGCAGTGCAGCACTAATTCGGTCGCATAACCTTTGCCCCACGCTTGCGGAGCAAGGAAGTACCCAACTTCGGGACCCCAGCCTGGATCGAAGGGATCCTCATAGAGGCCGCCAAAGCCGATCGTCGAATTCGTTTCCTGCTCGATGACGACCCAGGGCGCGCAGCCGAGGCGTCGCCGCTGCCGTTCATGTGCGGCGAGATAGCGCCGGCAGTCGCGCAGCGATTTCTGCCGCGTGGTGTATCGCATCGCTGTCGCATCGCCCAGGATTTCGAACAGCGGCTCCGCATCCGCCAGACGTGGCGGCCGGAGCAGCAGGCGTTCGGTTTCCAGCAGCATGGGAGGAGACTAGCTCCTCCAGATCGTGATTTGAAATCCGATGTTTGGCTCGCCTCGATGCTCGGCAAAGGAAAAACGAGCGGTGAGTCGCGATCACCTCTCTATCGTCGTCCCGGGCAAGCGAAGCGCGACCCGGGACCCATGACCACAGCTCGACGTTGTTACGACGATCGTCGACCACCGAGCGCTACAGATAGATTCCGCGGTATGGGTCCCTGCGTTCGCAGGGACGACGGCGGTTTGCGTGGCTACACCACACCCTTCTCCGCCAACCCCACCGCCCATAGCGCGAACGCATAGACGATCGCGACCTCGTCGAGCCGGTTGAATCGCCCGGACGCGCCGCCGTGGCCGGCGCCCATGTTGGTGCGCAGAAGCACCGGGCCGCCGCCGCTCATCGTGGCGCGCAGGCGCGCGATCCATTTCGCCGGCTCCCAATAGGTGACGCGCGGATCGGTCAGGCCGCCCATCGCCAGGATCGCCGGATAGTCTTTTGCCGCGAGATTGTCGTAGGGCGAGTAGGACAAAATGGTGCGAAAATCCTTTTCGCTTTCGATCGGGTTGCCCCATTCCGGCCATTCCGGCGGTGTCAGCGGCAGCGTGTCGTCGAGCATGGTGTTGAGCACGTCGACGAACGGAACTTCGGCGACGATGCCGGCGAACAACTCTCCGGCACGGTTGGCCACTGCCCCCATCAGCATGCCGCCGGCGCTGCCGCCATGGCCGACGATGCGCTTTGCATTGGTGTATTTGGCTTCGATCAGCGCCCGCCCGGCGGCGGCGAAATCGTCGAACGTATTCGTCTTCTTCTCGCGCTTGCCGTCGAGATACCAGCCCCAGCCCTTGTCGGCGCCGCCGCGGATATGCGCGATGGCGTAGACAAAACCGCGGTCGACCAGCGACAGGCGGTTAGAGGCAAACGAGGCCGGCATCGCCATGCCGTAGGAGCCGTAGCCGTAAAGCAACAACGGCGCCTTGCCGTCGCGCACCAGGTCCTTGCGGTGCAGGATCGAGACCGGCACCTGCGCGCCGTCATGCGACGTCGCCATGATGCGCGTGGTGACGTAGTCGGCGGGGTTGTGGCCCGACGGAATCTCCTGCCGCTTGCGCAGGATGCGCGCCCGCGTCGCCATGTCGTAGTCATAGACTTCCGCCGGCGTCGTCATCGACGAATAGGAGAATCGCAGATTCGTCGTCTCGAACTCGTAGCCGCCCATGGTGTCGAGCGAATACGCCGCCTCGTCGAAGGCGATGGCGTGCTCTTCGCCCGTCTTGAGGTCGCGGATGATGATCGCCGGCAGCGCGTTGGCGCGTTCCAGCCGCACCATGTGGCCGGCATAGAGCTCGACATCGAGCACATAGACACCTTCGCGATAGGGAATGAGATCGCGCCAGTTCGCGCGCTCGGGCGCGGCGAGCGGCGCGGTGACGATCTTGAAGTCGATGGCGCCGTCGGCATTGGTGAGAATGAACAGTTCATCGCCGCGGTCGGCGATCGAATATTGCACGCCTTCCTGGCGCGCGGCGACCAGGCGCGGCGGCGCGTCAGGATTGGCAAGATCGATCAGCCGCTGCTCGGATGTTTCGTGGTCGCCGCCGGCGATCACGCAGAAGCGGCCGGACGAACTCTCATGCAGATGGGTGAACCAGCCGGAGTCCTGCTCCTCATAGACCAGCGTATCATCGGCCTGCTTGGTGCCGAGTTTGTGACGCCAGACCTGCATCGGGCGATGGTTGTCGTCGAGCTTGACGTAGAAGAAGCTTTGACAATCCTTGCTCCAGACGATGCCGCCGTCTGTCTCCTCGACGAGATCGGCACGGTCGACGCCGGTTACCCAGTCGCGCACGCGGATCGAAAAGTATTCCGAACCCTTGGTGTCGGCGGTCCACGCCTGCAGCTGGTGGTCGGGTGAATGCCGGGCGCTGCCGAACTTGAAATATTCGTGGTTGGCGGCGAGCGCGTCGCCATCGAGCACGATGTGTACGTCGCCCCCGTCGCGCGGCGTGCGGCCGAACAGCTCATGCTGGCCGCCCTCGCGGAATTTCCGCAAATAGGCAAACGGGCCGTCCGGCGCCGGCACGCTGGAATCGTCTTCCTTGATCCGGCCGCGCATTTCCGCGACCAGCTTTTTCTGCAGAGACACGGTGTGGCCGAGCAGGCCCTCGGTGTAGTCGTTCTCCGCTTCCAGATATTTTCGGATGTCCGGGTCGAGGATCGAGGGGTCGCGCAAGACCTCCTGCCATTTGGCGTCCTTCAGCCAGGCATAGTCGTCCGTCACCGTGATGCCGTGGTGGGTGAAGGTATTCGGGCGCTTCGGCGCTGATGGTGCGGGGTTCTTGATAGATTGGGTCACGCGGTCCTCGAGGCTCATGGTGGTGACTTATATCGGGGTGAACGCGGCGGATTACCAGAGCGTAGGAGCCGTAGGGTGGGCAAAGCGAAGCGTGCCCACCATCGCGCGGTACGATCGGTGATCGATGGTGGGCACGTCGCTGACGCTCCTTTGCCCACCCTACGGCTCCGCTCTGACTAACTATTCCTTAACCGCGCCCCGGCGCCGCCGCCGAACATCGGGATGCGGTTCACCGCCAGCACGACCGCAAAGGTGATCACCAGCATGGCGATGCCGAGCACGGAAATCGCGGCCAGGTCGCCGCTTTCGTTGAGGTCGTAGATCAGAACCGACAGCACCTTGGTCTGCGAGGTGAACAGCACGATCGCCGCCGAGAGTTCGCGCATCACGCCGATGAAGATGAAGCACCAGGTCGCGATCACGCCGGTGCGCAGCAGCGGCGCGGTGATCCGCCACAGCGATTGCAGCCGCGTTGCGCCGAGGATGCGGCTGGCGTCTTCCAGCTCGGGGTGAATGGTCGCGAACGCCGCCTGCAATTGCTGATAGGCCGACGGCAGATTGATGGTGAGGAACGCCAGCAACAGAATCCAGAGCGTGCCGTAGAGCACGAAAGGCGGCCGCGTATAGCTCAGGAATAATCCGACGCCGAGCACGATGCCGGGCACCGCGACCGGCGCGGTGGCGAGAAAGCCGAGCAGGCGATGGCTCGCGATCACGCGGCGCGTCGTGACATAGGCGACGACCAGCGCCAGGATCGTGCCGACGGTCGCCGTCGACGCGCCGAGGATCACCGTGTTCTTCAGCGCAAGCTGGGTCGACGATAGTTCAGTGAAGACAAAGACGATGTTGTGCAGCGTCGCGGTCGACGGCGTGGCCAGCGTGGTCGCGTTCGGCGAGAACGCCGCGTTGAGCAGCGCGAAATAGGGCAGGAACACGGGATTGAGCAGCACGATCAGGCAGAACGCCAGCGCCGCCCAGCGCCAGCCGCCCATCTCGACCGGGCGCGGCGGGCCATACTTGCCGCCGACCACGGAAAAGCCGCGGCGGCCGAGCAGGAATTTCTGGCCCTGCAGCAGAAGGATCGTCAGCAACAATAGCGGCACGGCGGCGGCCGCGGCGAGTTCGAGTTTCGGCGGGTACTGGAACAGGCTCCAGATCTTGGTCGTCATGGTGTGGAAGCCGGCCGGCAGCGCCAAAATCGCGGGCGATCCGAACAGCGTCATCGCCTGCAGGAATGCGATCAGCGCGCCGGCGACCAGCGCCGGCAGCGCGAGCGGGATCGTGACCCGCCGCGCCGTGGTCCAGGCCTTGCCGCCGAGAATGGCGGAAGCGTCTTCCAGTTCCCCCGGCATGTTGTCGAGCGCATTGGCGACCAGCACGAACACGAACGGAAAGGTGTAGCAGGAGATTACGAAGATCAGCCCGGTCAGTGAATAGATGTCGAACAACGGATCTTCGGCGCCGGTGAGATAGCGATAGAGCTGGTTCAGCATGCCGCTGTTCGGCGCGGCCAATAATTCCCAGGCGACCGCGCCGAGAAACGGCGGCGTGACAAAGGATGCCGTCACCAGCGCGCGAATGATCTGCCGTCCTGGCATGTCGGTGCGCGACACCAGCCAGCCGATCGGCGCGGCGACCAGGCAGCAGATCACCGCGGAGGTGGTGGCGATGATCGCGGTCGTCCACAGCGGGTCGAGAAACGCGGGATCGGTGAACAGCGTGACGAAATTCTGCAGCGTAGGACGGCGTGTCTTGTCGGTGAAGGCGAACAGCACCAGCCACGACAGCGGCAGCACGATCAAGAGGATCATGAAGGTCGCGAACAGCCACAGCACGGGGCGGGTGAGGTCGAGGTGGCGCTTGGGGGTGTCGGTGGTGGTGATGGCGGTCATGTCAGACATTCTCCGTCATTCCGGGGCGATGCGAAGCATCGAACCCGGAATCTCGAGATTCCGGGTTCATCGCTGCGCGATGCCCCGGAATGACGGTGGTAAGTGTGGTCGCCGGCATCCTCACACCCTGAACAGCCGCGCATAGCGCGTCTTGATCTCTTCCGCCATTTTCTCCACGCCCTGCGCATCCTCCTTCATCAGCTTGATGTCGGAAATCTTCCGCCGTCCCGGTTTCGACTGCACCTGCGCATGCGCCGAATATTGCGCGGTGTAGTCGGTGAAGAATTGCTGGGTCTCGCGGGTATGAAACCAGGCCTGAAACAGGCGGCCGGCATTGGGATGCGGCGCCGACGCGAAGATGGCGGTCGGGCCCGAGATCGTCGGCGCGCCCTCGGCTGGGTAGATCGGCTCGACCGGCTGACCGGCTTCCTTCAGCAGAACGACGCCATATTCATTGCCGTCGGCCATCACCGCCCGCTCGCCGAGCGACAATTTTTTCGGCGGATCGGTCGACGACTGCACCTGCATCACGCGCTGCTTCGACAGTTTCTCCAGGTAGTCCCAGCCGAGCTCGCGCACCATCTGGAAGGTCGCGGTCATGATGGTGCCGCTATAGGCCGGATGGCCCTTCACCATCTTGCCCGCCCATTTGGGATCGAGCAGGTCGGCAAAGCTTTTCGGCGCGTCCTCGGGCTTCACCAGATTGGTGTTGTAGGCGATCGACGACAGATAGATGCGCGAGGTGGCGGACATGCCGTCGGGATCGCGGTACTCAGCGAGAAAATGCTTGGCTACATCCTCCGGTACAAAGGGCGCCAGCCAGCCTTTCCGCTTCCAGGTGATGATGTGCGACGCATCCGAGGTGTTGATCACGTCGGCGGCGCGAATGTTGCTGCCGAATTCCTGATCGACGCGCTGAAACAGCCGCTCCGAGCCGGAGCGTTCGATCTGGATCGTGATGCCGGGATACGCCGCCTCAAAGGCCTTGCCGAGCTTTTCGCCGACCGGCAGGTCCATCGAGGAGTAGAAGGTCAGCTTGCCTTCTTTCTTCGCGGCTTCCACCAGTGCCGGCGTGATCGCGACCGGCTCCGGCGCCTGCGCGCGAAGCGGCGAGGCGAACAGGGTTCCGGCGGCCAGCGCCGCCGTGCCTTGCAGGATGTCGCGTCTGGAAAGTTTTTTCTCCTGCATCGCGTTCTCCCATTCTTGTTTCTTGTTATCGGCTCAGCGCTCGGCAGCGCTCGGGCGGCAACGTCAGCCAAACCTCGTTGCCTTTCGATACGTTGGTTTCGTTCGGCGTGGTGACGCGCAGACTGGTGCCGTCGGCGAGCTCGACCATGTAGTCACGCGCCATGCCGAGATAGACCTGCCGCGTGACAACGGCGCGAATCGCGTTGTCCGGCGATGCAGGCGCCCGCGTCGACAATCCGACATCATGCTGGCGGATCGCGACCGCGGCGCTCTCGCCCGCCGTGAGCGGCGCACCGATCACCTTCAGCGTCGCGCCCGCAAAGGAAACATGGTTGGCATCGCGCGCGGTGCCTTTG includes:
- a CDS encoding GNAT family N-acetyltransferase, which translates into the protein MLLETERLLLRPPRLADAEPLFEILGDATAMRYTTRQKSLRDCRRYLAAHERQRRRLGCAPWVVIEQETNSTIGFGGLYEDPFDPGWGPEVGYFLAPQAWGKGYATELVLHCVVIARRQTHWPVLCAFAIPITSHRSGYY
- a CDS encoding aldehyde dehydrogenase family protein codes for the protein MLMFNNLINGEWLSDGARAPNINPSDTKDIVGEAVRGTRAQAEAAIAAAKAAFPAWSRSTPQARYDILKKASDEILARKDELGRLLSREEGKTLPEGVGEVARAGQIFAFFAGECLRMAGEKLASVRPGIDIEITREALGVVGLITPWNFPIAIPAWKIAPALAYGNTVVVKPADLVPGSTWALVDILHRAGLPKGVLNLVIGRGSEVGAVLLEHPDVAAISFTGSVATGQKVAAACIASRPMKKFQLEMGGKNPLVVLDDADLKVAVECAANSAFFSTGQRCTAASRLIVTAGIHDKFVEALTERMRGLKVDDAVKAGTDIGPVVDQSQLDQDLKYISIGKDEGAKLAFGGERLNREAPGFYLQPALFTDVSNKMRIAREEIFGPVAAVIRVKDYAEALATANDTDFGLSSGICTTSLKYASDYKRNSEAGMVMVNLPIAGVDYHVPFGGRKGSSFGAREQGRYAAEFYTAVKTAYTLP
- a CDS encoding SMP-30/gluconolactonase/LRE family protein yields the protein MTITRRNLLTGAGAAAASTLLTRTAGAQSFPFTPNQRYPDPAVQILDPSFAKYRLYSSTVEQVATGMRWAEGPAYFPEGGYLLFSDIPNNRIMKFDEKTGQTSVFRANANYANGNARDRQGRLVTCEHSVTRRITRTEKDGKITVLADKFEGKRLNAPNDIVVKSDDTIWFTDPLFGINGEWEGKKEKPEQATTNVYRLTKDGKLTAVITDLVNPNGLAFSPDEKKLYVVEWKGTPNRSIWSFDVNDDGTVAGKTKLIDAADQGALDGFRVDRDGNLWCGWGSNGALQSEPTDVGGRKVFQLKGKSEDLDGVMVFSPAGKPLAHIRLPERCANLTFGGPKNNRLYMTSCHSVYALYVEAHGAV
- a CDS encoding S9 family peptidase, with amino-acid sequence MTQSIKNPAPSAPKRPNTFTHHGITVTDDYAWLKDAKWQEVLRDPSILDPDIRKYLEAENDYTEGLLGHTVSLQKKLVAEMRGRIKEDDSSVPAPDGPFAYLRKFREGGQHELFGRTPRDGGDVHIVLDGDALAANHEYFKFGSARHSPDHQLQAWTADTKGSEYFSIRVRDWVTGVDRADLVEETDGGIVWSKDCQSFFYVKLDDNHRPMQVWRHKLGTKQADDTLVYEEQDSGWFTHLHESSSGRFCVIAGGDHETSEQRLIDLANPDAPPRLVAARQEGVQYSIADRGDELFILTNADGAIDFKIVTAPLAAPERANWRDLIPYREGVYVLDVELYAGHMVRLERANALPAIIIRDLKTGEEHAIAFDEAAYSLDTMGGYEFETTNLRFSYSSMTTPAEVYDYDMATRARILRKRQEIPSGHNPADYVTTRIMATSHDGAQVPVSILHRKDLVRDGKAPLLLYGYGSYGMAMPASFASNRLSLVDRGFVYAIAHIRGGADKGWGWYLDGKREKKTNTFDDFAAAGRALIEAKYTNAKRIVGHGGSAGGMLMGAVANRAGELFAGIVAEVPFVDVLNTMLDDTLPLTPPEWPEWGNPIESEKDFRTILSYSPYDNLAAKDYPAILAMGGLTDPRVTYWEPAKWIARLRATMSGGGPVLLRTNMGAGHGGASGRFNRLDEVAIVYAFALWAVGLAEKGVV
- a CDS encoding ribonuclease activity regulator RraA; protein product: MTNLSDATRNKLKTVSTATVATALFKRGFRIQMIQDVHPIGPNQPVLVGEAFTLRYMPAREDLNKIDVFRDRGHPQRKAVEDCPPGAVLVMDSRKDARAASAGAILVTRLMQRGCAGVITDGGFRDSAEIAALGFPAYHHRPSAPTNLTLHQAIEINVPIGCGDAPVFPGDVILGDADGVIVIPAHLADEIADEAVEMTAFEDFVTEEVRKGRSILGLYPATDEQTSKDFAAWRKANKR
- a CDS encoding extracellular solute-binding protein; protein product: MQEKKLSRRDILQGTAALAAGTLFASPLRAQAPEPVAITPALVEAAKKEGKLTFYSSMDLPVGEKLGKAFEAAYPGITIQIERSGSERLFQRVDQEFGSNIRAADVINTSDASHIITWKRKGWLAPFVPEDVAKHFLAEYRDPDGMSATSRIYLSSIAYNTNLVKPEDAPKSFADLLDPKWAGKMVKGHPAYSGTIMTATFQMVRELGWDYLEKLSKQRVMQVQSSTDPPKKLSLGERAVMADGNEYGVVLLKEAGQPVEPIYPAEGAPTISGPTAIFASAPHPNAGRLFQAWFHTRETQQFFTDYTAQYSAHAQVQSKPGRRKISDIKLMKEDAQGVEKMAEEIKTRYARLFRV
- a CDS encoding iron ABC transporter permease; translation: MTAITTTDTPKRHLDLTRPVLWLFATFMILLIVLPLSWLVLFAFTDKTRRPTLQNFVTLFTDPAFLDPLWTTAIIATTSAVICCLVAAPIGWLVSRTDMPGRQIIRALVTASFVTPPFLGAVAWELLAAPNSGMLNQLYRYLTGAEDPLFDIYSLTGLIFVISCYTFPFVFVLVANALDNMPGELEDASAILGGKAWTTARRVTIPLALPALVAGALIAFLQAMTLFGSPAILALPAGFHTMTTKIWSLFQYPPKLELAAAAAVPLLLLTILLLQGQKFLLGRRGFSVVGGKYGPPRPVEMGGWRWAALAFCLIVLLNPVFLPYFALLNAAFSPNATTLATPSTATLHNIVFVFTELSSTQLALKNTVILGASTATVGTILALVVAYVTTRRVIASHRLLGFLATAPVAVPGIVLGVGLFLSYTRPPFVLYGTLWILLLAFLTINLPSAYQQLQAAFATIHPELEDASRILGATRLQSLWRITAPLLRTGVIATWCFIFIGVMRELSAAIVLFTSQTKVLSVLIYDLNESGDLAAISVLGIAMLVITFAVVLAVNRIPMFGGGAGARLRNS